In the Streptomyces sp. cg36 genome, one interval contains:
- a CDS encoding DUF6415 family natural product biosynthesis protein: MHTNLTRRTTAITDWLASAHPAPATARGQWTMDGLAMLPTGRAFDTVRISAEIVHAAAQSGDSDAVAAYLAHMVDGPVIHDAYAASVSYYVLVPLGSCSHLNTPDAQRLAPDTTWLGVPAVHRTERPGPYWISPPRRREDYCVPAGVDGVIRLGRRRAAAPQLTGPIRPDLARIARECGRFLDGAPARADTLTLDDATARTLRYRGHLMVLLPALQDAEARLPVDDPSRSRVLLGVTEAHRQLGMDSESDNLSAQYAHAQRLARCCVDTVQLLRRLGEHPAPR; the protein is encoded by the coding sequence GGCCATCACTGACTGGCTCGCCTCCGCGCACCCCGCACCGGCAACGGCCCGCGGCCAGTGGACGATGGATGGCCTGGCGATGCTGCCGACGGGCCGCGCGTTCGACACCGTGCGCATCTCCGCCGAGATCGTCCACGCCGCCGCGCAGAGCGGCGATTCGGACGCGGTCGCCGCGTACCTGGCGCACATGGTCGACGGGCCGGTCATCCACGACGCCTACGCCGCGAGCGTCTCGTACTACGTCCTCGTGCCGCTCGGCTCCTGCTCCCACCTCAACACCCCGGACGCGCAGCGGCTTGCCCCGGACACAACGTGGCTCGGTGTTCCCGCCGTGCACCGCACGGAACGGCCCGGGCCGTACTGGATCTCCCCGCCCCGGCGCCGGGAGGATTACTGCGTCCCGGCCGGGGTCGACGGAGTCATCCGCCTCGGCCGAAGACGGGCCGCCGCGCCGCAGCTGACCGGCCCCATCCGGCCCGACCTGGCCAGGATCGCGCGAGAGTGCGGGCGCTTCCTCGACGGCGCCCCGGCCCGCGCCGACACCCTGACACTGGACGACGCGACGGCACGGACCCTTCGCTACCGCGGCCACCTGATGGTGCTGCTGCCCGCCCTCCAGGACGCCGAGGCACGCCTGCCCGTGGACGACCCGTCACGCAGCCGCGTCCTCCTCGGCGTCACCGAGGCCCACCGCCAGCTCGGCATGGACAGCGAGTCGGACAACCTCTCGGCGCAGTACGCGCACGCGCAGCGCCTCGCCAGATGCTGTGTCGACACCGTGCAGCTGCTCCGTCGGCTCGGCGAGCACCCTGCACCCCGATGA